One Sinorhizobium sp. BG8 DNA window includes the following coding sequences:
- a CDS encoding CBS domain-containing protein, translating to MRVRDVMSAQVYTISPSDTAQSAARLMAATGVGALPVEAAGVGAVIGIVTDRDIVLATLSKGRATSTTVCEFMTVSAEVCEETMDIHSAADRMARLQLRRLVVVNDAHQVVGVLSQSDLTYALPELTDRFAQSSIAPRERSVP from the coding sequence ATGCGCGTGAGGGACGTCATGTCAGCCCAGGTGTACACGATTTCTCCGAGCGACACGGCCCAGTCGGCAGCGCGGCTCATGGCAGCAACGGGCGTGGGAGCATTGCCCGTGGAAGCCGCCGGCGTAGGCGCCGTGATCGGGATCGTTACGGATCGGGATATCGTTCTTGCCACCCTGTCGAAGGGCCGGGCGACGTCTACGACAGTCTGCGAATTCATGACGGTCTCGGCTGAAGTTTGCGAGGAGACCATGGACATACACTCCGCCGCCGACAGGATGGCACGACTACAGCTCCGGCGGCTCGTGGTGGTGAATGACGCGCACCAGGTGGTCGGCGTCCTTTCGCAGTCCGACCTAACTTACGCACTGCCGGAACTCACAGACCGCTTTGCGCAGAGCTCGATCGCCCCGCGAGAAAGGAGCGTGCCGTGA
- a CDS encoding DUF982 domain-containing protein: protein MRTLSTDRFWDEAVTLEGNAQVLSVKSTRDAVLCLRYYWALADGKAKRLALAACDDVISRDNLPDRAKAAFIEAAKEAGYRVNSWMPV from the coding sequence GTGAGAACACTGTCTACCGACCGGTTCTGGGACGAGGCCGTGACCCTTGAAGGGAATGCACAGGTGTTGAGCGTCAAGAGCACCAGGGATGCGGTCCTGTGTCTCAGGTATTACTGGGCTCTTGCCGACGGGAAAGCAAAGCGACTCGCGCTGGCCGCTTGCGACGATGTGATCAGCCGCGACAATTTGCCGGATCGCGCCAAGGCAGCTTTCATAGAAGCTGCCAAAGAGGCGGGCTATCGCGTCAACTCGTGGATGCCCGTCTGA
- a CDS encoding DUF2934 domain-containing protein, whose product MSDARLEWIRKRAYAIWEAEGRPHGRDAQHWEQASRERDDLERVALPDYLEKGKKPRKAQSAPRSSATKVATKADKETEVQAGAEKKAPAARKKNASAPPTKSA is encoded by the coding sequence ATGAGCGATGCCCGACTGGAATGGATAAGGAAGCGCGCCTACGCGATATGGGAGGCGGAGGGCCGACCGCACGGGAGGGATGCTCAACATTGGGAGCAGGCGTCTCGTGAACGTGACGATCTCGAACGTGTTGCCCTTCCTGACTACCTGGAAAAAGGAAAGAAGCCCCGGAAGGCTCAGAGCGCGCCAAGATCATCAGCGACAAAGGTTGCAACCAAGGCCGACAAAGAAACAGAAGTGCAGGCCGGTGCAGAAAAGAAGGCGCCCGCGGCGCGGAAAAAGAACGCAAGCGCGCCTCCTACCAAGTCTGCCTGA
- a CDS encoding DNA topoisomerase IB, with translation MFATISSSTAPFTDTGLVYVSDSQPGIKRRRKGRGFCYTLPDGSLLKDPTQRARIAALGLPPAYENVWICLEENGHLQATGLDARGRKQYRYHKDWQALRSGDKFGQLIAFGKALPRIRRCVARHAEGVPGEMTTVLAALTMLLDDAHLRVGNRSYTEQNNTYGATTLLKRHLRIVDGSAELRFMAKGGKRVRRILRRPRLQRLLEAIADLPGHQLFVWRDNDGAVRPIDSGRLNGYLAEIARIPVSAKTFRTWAGSVAAYAAAASALNEGRRPTIKEMAEAAAAVLHNTPAICRSSYIHPHILELAGETMPVGAKARGFSVKLPKGLLADENRMLQHLIRRLRRRPCP, from the coding sequence ATGTTCGCCACGATATCCTCGTCAACTGCGCCGTTTACCGATACGGGGCTTGTCTATGTGTCCGATTCCCAACCGGGCATAAAGCGTCGACGGAAGGGAAGGGGGTTCTGCTACACGCTGCCGGACGGAAGCCTGCTGAAGGATCCGACACAAAGGGCCCGCATTGCCGCCCTTGGTCTTCCGCCGGCCTATGAGAATGTCTGGATCTGCCTCGAGGAGAACGGACATCTCCAGGCAACGGGGCTGGATGCGCGCGGCCGCAAACAGTATCGCTACCACAAGGACTGGCAGGCCTTGCGCAGTGGCGACAAGTTCGGACAGCTGATAGCGTTCGGCAAGGCCTTGCCGCGGATCCGCCGGTGCGTCGCACGCCACGCCGAAGGGGTGCCCGGCGAAATGACGACCGTTCTGGCGGCGCTGACAATGCTGCTTGATGACGCCCACCTTCGTGTCGGCAACAGATCCTATACCGAACAGAACAATACCTACGGTGCGACGACCCTTCTCAAGCGCCATCTGAGGATCGTTGATGGAAGCGCGGAACTCCGCTTCATGGCCAAGGGAGGAAAGCGGGTCCGCAGGATCCTGCGCAGACCGCGGCTGCAACGGCTGCTGGAAGCGATCGCCGATCTGCCGGGCCATCAGCTGTTCGTCTGGCGCGATAATGATGGCGCAGTCCGCCCCATCGATTCGGGTCGGTTGAACGGCTATCTGGCGGAGATCGCGCGAATTCCGGTGTCGGCAAAGACATTTCGCACCTGGGCTGGAAGCGTCGCTGCATATGCCGCAGCTGCGTCAGCCCTGAACGAAGGGCGGCGTCCGACCATCAAGGAGATGGCCGAGGCGGCGGCGGCAGTCCTGCACAACACGCCGGCCATCTGTCGATCGAGCTATATCCATCCGCATATCCTCGAACTGGCTGGGGAGACAATGCCTGTCGGCGCGAAAGCGCGCGGGTTTTCGGTCAAGCTGCCGAAGGGCCTTCTGGCCGACGAGAACCGGATGCTTCAGCATCTGATACGCAGGCTCCGCCGCCGCCCGTGCCCCTAA
- the glgX gene encoding glycogen debranching protein GlgX, whose translation MSLSFSELDFLKPELGAEYTGAGTHFAVFSAHAEKVELCLFSSDGTEETARLALPKREGDIWSGYIAGIGPGTVYGYRVHGPYDPKTGHRFNPHKLLLDPYAKQTTGKLLWDDALFGYRIGARNNDLSFDDRDSAPFMVKGVVQDPAFDWDGDKAIRRPWTQTIIYEAHIRGMTMTHPGVPEKLRGTFLGMCSDPIIEHLTKLGISAVELLPIQYFVDDRYLLDRNLRNYWGYQPLGYFAPQPRYMAGRDITEFKTMVKRFHAAGIEVIMDVVYNHTAEGSERGPTLSFRGLDNLSYYRLSPENPRHTFDTTGTGNTLNVAHPMVLRMVLDSLRYWVGVMHIDGFRFDLASTLGRARHVAFDREGGFFDAIRQDPILAGVKLIAEPWDVGDGGYQVGGFPPPFREWNDKYRDNVRRFWKGEGGLVPKLAQRLTGSAVQFNHSDRGATSSINLLSAHDGFTLMDTVSFNDKHNEANGEDNRDGHSDNHSDNMGAEGLTDNDGINAARARRRRNMIATLLLSQGIPMLLGGDEVGSSQGGNNNAYCQDNEIGWIDWQGLDDSFPGFCRDTVAFRKAHPALCQERFLTGEGGEDDFVDIAWYRPDGSHMSDDSWNEGELRVLGVYLARGSASDGAPADQIFMVFNAGGDCQFTLPDMNNTRTWQRVMDTGAEEAMAIHEADSPTMVYAASVAVFAPQGEPVK comes from the coding sequence ATGAGTCTTTCATTCTCGGAACTCGACTTCCTGAAGCCTGAACTCGGAGCTGAGTATACCGGTGCGGGGACGCACTTCGCGGTGTTTTCGGCCCATGCCGAAAAGGTCGAGTTGTGCTTGTTTTCCAGCGATGGAACGGAGGAAACCGCCCGCCTTGCGCTTCCCAAGCGCGAGGGCGATATCTGGTCGGGATACATTGCGGGGATCGGCCCGGGAACGGTCTACGGCTACCGTGTCCACGGACCGTACGATCCGAAGACCGGTCACCGGTTCAATCCCCACAAGCTTCTGCTGGACCCTTACGCGAAGCAGACCACAGGCAAGCTGCTCTGGGACGACGCCCTGTTCGGATACAGGATCGGGGCTCGGAACAACGACCTGTCGTTTGACGACCGGGACAGTGCACCCTTCATGGTCAAGGGCGTGGTGCAGGATCCGGCTTTCGACTGGGATGGCGACAAGGCGATCCGGCGGCCCTGGACGCAAACGATCATCTACGAGGCACATATCCGCGGGATGACGATGACGCATCCCGGAGTTCCGGAAAAGCTGCGGGGCACCTTCCTCGGCATGTGCAGTGATCCCATCATCGAACACCTGACCAAGCTGGGCATTTCCGCCGTGGAACTGCTGCCGATCCAGTACTTCGTCGACGACCGCTATCTCCTGGACAGAAATCTCCGCAACTACTGGGGCTATCAACCCCTCGGATACTTTGCGCCCCAGCCGCGCTACATGGCGGGCAGGGACATCACCGAATTCAAGACCATGGTCAAACGCTTCCATGCGGCCGGCATCGAGGTGATCATGGACGTGGTCTACAACCACACGGCGGAAGGGTCCGAGCGGGGTCCGACACTGAGCTTCAGGGGGCTGGACAACCTCAGCTACTATCGCCTGTCGCCGGAGAACCCGCGCCATACCTTCGATACGACGGGCACGGGAAATACGCTGAACGTGGCGCATCCGATGGTTCTTCGGATGGTCCTCGACAGCCTGCGCTACTGGGTTGGCGTGATGCACATCGACGGCTTCCGTTTCGATCTCGCAAGCACGCTCGGGCGTGCGCGACACGTCGCCTTCGACCGGGAGGGCGGCTTCTTCGATGCAATACGCCAGGATCCGATACTGGCGGGCGTCAAGCTGATCGCCGAACCGTGGGATGTTGGCGACGGCGGCTACCAGGTCGGTGGATTTCCCCCACCTTTCCGGGAGTGGAACGACAAGTATCGCGACAACGTGCGTCGGTTCTGGAAGGGCGAGGGCGGGCTCGTGCCGAAGCTCGCGCAACGGCTTACCGGCTCGGCGGTACAATTCAACCATTCCGATCGCGGCGCAACCTCATCGATCAATCTGCTGAGCGCCCATGACGGTTTCACGTTGATGGACACGGTCTCCTTCAACGACAAGCACAACGAGGCGAACGGCGAGGACAACCGGGACGGACACTCCGACAATCATTCCGATAACATGGGCGCCGAAGGCCTGACCGACAACGACGGTATCAATGCCGCGCGGGCACGGCGCCGCCGGAACATGATCGCTACGCTTCTGCTCAGTCAGGGCATTCCCATGCTTCTCGGCGGTGACGAAGTCGGAAGCAGCCAGGGCGGCAACAACAACGCCTATTGCCAGGACAACGAAATCGGTTGGATCGACTGGCAGGGTCTGGACGATTCCTTCCCTGGGTTCTGCAGAGATACCGTTGCCTTTCGCAAGGCCCATCCCGCGCTGTGTCAGGAGCGTTTTCTCACGGGCGAGGGCGGAGAAGACGATTTTGTCGACATCGCCTGGTACCGGCCCGATGGCAGCCACATGAGTGACGACAGCTGGAACGAGGGCGAGCTCCGCGTCCTCGGCGTCTACCTCGCGAGAGGTTCCGCTTCCGACGGGGCCCCGGCCGACCAGATCTTCATGGTCTTCAATGCCGGCGGCGACTGTCAGTTTACGTTGCCCGATATGAACAACACCAGGACATGGCAGAGGGTTATGGATACCGGAGCGGAAGAGGCGATGGCGATCCACGAAGCGGATAGTCCGACGATGGTCTATGCGGCGAGCGTGGCGGTCTTCGCGCCCCAGGGAGAACCGGTCAAATAG